The Xenopus tropicalis strain Nigerian chromosome 7, UCB_Xtro_10.0, whole genome shotgun sequence genome includes a region encoding these proteins:
- the hes4 gene encoding transcription factor HES-4: MPADSMEKPTASPIAGAPASSAQTPDKPKSASEHRKSSKPIMEKRRRARINESLGQLKTLILDALKKDSSRHSKLEKADILEMTVKHLRNLQRVQMTAALTADPSVLGKYRAGFNECMNEVTRFLSTCEGVNTEVRTRLLGHLSSCLGQIVAMNYQQPPSSQQPLHVQLPSSTPAPVPMPCKVNPAEAISPKVFQGGFQLVPATDGQFAFLIPNPAYTTSPGPVIPLYANTNVTSPGGPQSQSPVQGLTTFGHKMPHMAQAVSPLGGSTGADSAESVWRPW; this comes from the exons ATGCCTGCCGACAGCATGGAGAAGCCTACCGCATCCCCAATTGCAGGGGCACCGGCGAGCTCAGCACAGACTCCGGATAAACCCAAGAGTGCCAGTGAGCATAGAAAG TCATCCAAACCCATCATGGAGAAGCGCAGGAGAGCGCGGATCAATGAGAGCCTGGGCCAGCTAAAGACCCTCATTCTGGATGCGCTGAAAAAAGAT AGCTCCAGACATTCTAAACTGGAAAAGGCCGATATCCTGGAAATGACAGTCAAGCACCTTCGGAACCTGCAGCGAGTGCAAATGACAG CCGCTCTTACAGCCGATCCCTCAGTACTAGGGAAGTACAGAGCCGGATTTAACGAGTGCATGAACGAAGTCACCCGATTCCTCTCCACCTGTGAGGGCGTCAATACTGAAGTGAGGACCAGGCTTCTCGGTCACCTCTCAAGCTGCCTGGGACAGATAGTAGCCATGAATTACCAGCAACCCCCCTCCAGCCAGCAACCACTGCACGTACAGCTTCCTTCCAGCACCCCTGCCCCTGTGCCCATGCCTTGCAAGGTGAACCCAGCAGAGGCCATCTCTCCCAAAGTATTCCAGGGAGGATTCCAGCTGGTGCCAGCCACCGACGGGCAGTTTGCTTTCCTTATTCCCAACCCAGCTTATACCACCAGCCCCGGACCTGTTATCCCTCTATATGCCAACACCAACGTGACATCGCCTGGCGGTCCCCAGAGTCAATCTCCAGTGCAGGGACTCACCACCTTCGGCCACAAGATGCCTCACATGGCACAAGCTGTCAGTCCCCTAGGGGGCAGCACCGGGGCGGACAGCGCTGAGTCCGTGTGGAGACCATGGTGA